The Sulfurimonas aquatica genomic sequence TAAGCAACTGCGATATTTCTAACTTTCATACCTTCTTCAGCTTGAAATGTTTGAAGTGCTTCTATAGTTGCAAACCATTTGTTGTTAGCATCATCCGTTTTTGGCCAAATCTTTAAAAGGGAACCTGTGAATACCATGTATGCAACATTGAGTTTTTCATCAACTTTTAGAGCTGCTTTATCAAGCTTGTTTCTATGTTTTGGCTCTTTTCTAGAAGCTGCTTCAACTATCTCTGCAAGCTTATAACCTCTCATATTTTCAGCGTCCATAAAAAACTGTGAAAAAGAGACGTACTTAGCGTCTAGTTTTGCGCCAAGAGCTCTGTTTATCTCCTCATCTTTAGTTTTAATAAGTTTCACATCTCTATAGATATCAGGACGAATCATCATTCCTAAAACTACTTGAGTAGGTATGAGTTTAACACCCGCTACTTTAAGAGATGAGCTACTATATACTTTTGCTAAAATCTCTGTAGCAAGAGTATCCATAGGCTTCATACGCCCTTTTGTATCTTGAACTATAAGTTGTCCAAACTTCTTAGAGTGTTCTTTATCAAACGCCAAGATAGTTTTGATAGATGGATCTAATTCAGCCGCCTCAGTAGGTGTTACACCTACAACTAATCCTAAAGCTAAAAGAGCTGGAACTACCTTAGATGCAGCAGCTTTTTTAGCCTTATTAGATAATTTTGAAAACCTTCCACTACCAGTAAAAAGCGTCCAAAACATTCCAAGTGCTAAAAGTGTATAACCTATGTAAGTTGGAAGTGTTCCTGGGTCATTATTTACTGAGAGGACAGTGCCTTTTTCATCTTGATCATATGAAGCTTGAAAAAATCTAAAGTTTTGATAATCTAAAATATGATTCATATAAATTCTAAAAGGCATACGTACTCCTTCTGCAGTGTCAATAAGCTCAACTTCACTCGCATAAGATGCAGGACTCATAGAACCTGGGTAACGGTCAAGTTGAAAATCAAGTAGTTTAATTTTAAATGGTATAGGAATCTCTTTGGCACCATAAGCTATATGAACATCAACGCCATTCACTATAAGGTGTTGCTCTTGTCCTATAGCTTTTGCACGTCCGTAAACTAAACTCTCATCGCTCTTACCATCTACAGTAACTTTAAAACGTAGAGCGTCAACACCCATAGAGTTCATTTTAGAATCTGGATTGCTTACAATAGTTTTAGAAGCCTTGGGCATAAAATCACGAAGTACAAAACTACCTAAATCAGTACTATACAAAACTCTTGTATGAAATGCCTCTTTTACATTTGCTACTAAATCACCCTGTGCACGGTCAGCCATTCTGAAGAATGAGAGTTTCATATCATGCTTCATAAAAAGCTCATCGCCCTCCATATACATAGAGATTACTGGCTTATCAAAACTCTCACCTGAGTTAAAGTCTAGTATAAAGTTCCCTGCATCATAGTACATACCTATGTCTAAAGCAACAGGTTTTCCTTTGCCAGAGTTCGTAATCATAAGTTTTGCTATAGGGTGACCATTTGCATCCTCTTCAAGAGACTCCATAGCATCAGGAATATACTCTAACAACTCTATATCAACATTTTTTCCATCAACTTCTAGAGATGTAGAAACATCATTTTTTCTTCTTTTTGAGAGATAAAGTGCTTCCTCGTAGTGAGCTTTTTTACCATTTACACTTGCATTTACTAAGTAGAATGTTTCTGCACTTGTAATCGTAGAAGAGGTTGAGCCCTCACGGATATGCATATTTCCCTCATAGCCTGCGTACCTTGTAATGGCAGCACCAATAAGTATCACTAAAAAAGCAAGGTGAAATATGAAAATAGGAGCTTTTTTTAGAGTGTACATTTTAAAATGTACTATATTTAGAGAAAGATTCACTGCTAGTAAACCCAAAAGTATTTCAAACCATCTTGCATTATATATTTCAGCTTTTGCAGTCATAGTACCAAAGTCATTTTCAACTATAGTTGCATAGCCAACAGATATTGCAAAAATTAGCATTAAAATTGCCATGGTTTTCATGGACCTAAAGAGGGATATAAGTTGTTTCATACTATTCCTTTATATTAAAAAGTTATTGTAGTGGGATTAGGATAATGAAGAGTATATAATTACTTATTATATACCCTTATTCTACCTTCTGAGGGGAAAAATCTATGCTCTTAATTAACACATTTGGCTCATCTTTTTTTGATTGAACTTTTTTCATAATATCTACAGGTCTATCATTTTTGTAAAGTGTTGTTTTTATAACTTTTCCATTAGAATCAAACCACTTTTGTGTTCCCTCTTTATAGTTGTTTTTATAATTTACTTCACTATAGAGCTTACCATCAACTGTGTACTCTTTTTGAAGTCCAGTTTTTTTATTCTTCTCATACTTTACAACAAGTGCTAGTTGTCCATTTTCAAAAAACTCTTTTTGTAAGCCCTCTTTATTATCATCTATATACTCAACACTATGCTTTATTAATCCATTTAAAAAGTATGACTGCTCGACTCCATGGATTTTCCCATTTTTATAGTAAGTATCAGAGAGCTTATTGCCTTGCTTATCAAACCAAGTTAGTTTTCCTTCTCTTTTTCCCTTTACATACATTACACTATAAGCCATCTGACCCATTTCATAGTAGACTTTTTCAAGACCATGTTTTATGCCCTCTTGAATATCACTGTTAGTTCCATCAAGATAATTTGTTTCAGCCTTTAACTCGCCATGTTCAAAATATGTTTTATAGAGTTCTGCTGATGCCGGTATACTAAGCATGGATATAGTTAAAAGAGATTTTAGATAGATGTTCATAAAAATTCCTTGGTTATTTTGTATTGCTGAGGCTTATTTTAGTACAAATTCATCAATATGCACTTGTATTAAAATAATACTCCTCAAAAGAGGAGTAAAAAGGAGGAAGTTTACTTCCAACCTTTAGTTACGATATTTGCAGATTTAGAGTATGGATACTTTTCAACTAGTCCTTTAACACCTAGTTTTTGATCTCCACCTCTCATAAAGTGTGCTAATGTTACTGAAGCCCAGTAATCATTTTCATACTCAGTACCTTTAAGTTGTAAAGGAACACCTTTGTCATTTACAGTGTGACAAGCAGAACATGTAACTGGACCAGCATATTCACCATCTGGAGAGTACTGAAGTGCTTGTTCATGTGATGTTACATCAACTGAACGCTCTTTACCATCATATCGTGTAGAGTATAATCCATGAGTAGACTCGTGACATGATTGACAAGCGATATCTCCGTGTGCTTTTGAGTATCTATATAAAGAGTACTTGTTTGGTAAATCTATTGGGAAGTATTTACCACCAGTTTCACTCTCAACAAATGGAGCTAAGTGACAATCCGCACAGTGAGGCTCAGCAGCAGATAACCACCAGTCATTACCACCAGATGCAGCTGCATAAGGAACATCTCCACCAGTTGGGTGATTCCATGGTTTAAGATCAAGTGCTCCATCTTTACCATCATTTTTAACTAAAGTAGCTGACTTGTGGTCTGCATAAAAGCTAAGTACTTCATTGTTGCCCGTTGTTTTAGGGTCAGCAATTGCTGCAAATGCTGCAGCATCTCCACCAGAAATCTCTTTAATCATCTCTTTAAGAGTTTTGTTTCTTAAAGTTTTACCCTCTTGAGTACTATCATGTTTGATATCATCAAAATTTTGCATAGCTTGAGCTACTTTAGTGTGACAGTTAGTACAATAAAGTCCTCTCATCTCACCAGCATCTTTTCCATGCTCGTCTTTCATAGAAACTTCATTAAGTTGCCATTTACCATAATCATTTAAGAAAAATGGTGGTTTAGCATCTGGGTTAGAGTGAGCATCACGTCTTACATAACATCCACCACCAGATTTTCTGATGTCCCCTTTAGTAAATCTTCCTTCACCATATCTATCTGTTACACGGAATGGATTTGAATCATCATTCATGTTAGGATTTTGAAAGTGTGTTGGGTGACAAGATTGACAAGCTTGTGAACGTCCTGCACCATCAGGCATTGGAACCATTGCAAGGTGAAAATTATGTATAGCTTCACTTAAAGGCTTAGACTTTACAGCTTTATAACCTGAAGCAGTAGGACGTGGAGTCTCTAAGTTTCCAGAAACATTATCACCATGACAATCTGAACAGTTAACCATACCAGTTTTACCTAGTCTGTTTCCAGATGCATTATCTCTATAGTCACTTAAAAAAGTAGTTCCATGGTGCTTATCGTGAAGACCAAGAATGTTAATAGAAGACTCTGAAAGTCTTGCCATATACTCACTCTCATCTGGATAAGTTTTCCAGTAGTTATACTCTCTATCACTCTCTGTGATACCCTCATCTCTTGCCATCTGTGCAGCTTTACCATTTCTAGAGTGACAAGCGTAACAGTTAGGAATATCTACTGGATTTGTACCAAAGTAAGAAACAGTATTTCCATTTTTCTCTTTTACAGCTTGACCTGTACGAGAGTGCATCTCAACTGTAGAGTATTGAAAAGGTTGAAAATCTTTTTCAGTAACTGAACGGATTGTCCCTTTTCTAGTAGAATCATTAAATGCAGTTAATGGAAGACCAAGTGCATCCCAAAGATGTGAAGCTGTTAAAACAAGCTTAACGTTCTTAACTGGAGGAACAAGAGTATCTGTCATAACAATGTTACCACCATCTTTTCCAACATAATCAAGATATCCACCAGCCATAGGTTTACCAGAAGGACCACTATCGATTTTTACAGGAACTTCACGACCAATACGTAGACGATCTTTATCTGTAGCCCCATTAGGTATAGTACCTTCTAAGTCAGCATAAATAAAGAGGTGATTCCATACATAGTTCGCAGCATTATCACCCGGAGAGTCAAAGTGACCATCACCATCTGTATCTTTTGGAACACCCCAGTATTTCATCTTATTACCTTCACTATAAGCATTATCTTTAGTGTAGTAGTAAAGTTTAATATCATCATTTGGAGTTAAAAGTTTTGGAAGCTTTCCACTTTTACCACCAGAGACTGCTTGCGCTTGAATAGAGTTATATGGAGGAATTACACAACAGTAACTCAT encodes the following:
- a CDS encoding toxin-antitoxin system YwqK family antitoxin, with the protein product MNIYLKSLLTISMLSIPASAELYKTYFEHGELKAETNYLDGTNSDIQEGIKHGLEKVYYEMGQMAYSVMYVKGKREGKLTWFDKQGNKLSDTYYKNGKIHGVEQSYFLNGLIKHSVEYIDDNKEGLQKEFFENGQLALVVKYEKNKKTGLQKEYTVDGKLYSEVNYKNNYKEGTQKWFDSNGKVIKTTLYKNDRPVDIMKKVQSKKDEPNVLIKSIDFSPQKVE
- the ccsA gene encoding cytochrome c biogenesis protein CcsA, producing MKQLISLFRSMKTMAILMLIFAISVGYATIVENDFGTMTAKAEIYNARWFEILLGLLAVNLSLNIVHFKMYTLKKAPIFIFHLAFLVILIGAAITRYAGYEGNMHIREGSTSSTITSAETFYLVNASVNGKKAHYEEALYLSKRRKNDVSTSLEVDGKNVDIELLEYIPDAMESLEEDANGHPIAKLMITNSGKGKPVALDIGMYYDAGNFILDFNSGESFDKPVISMYMEGDELFMKHDMKLSFFRMADRAQGDLVANVKEAFHTRVLYSTDLGSFVLRDFMPKASKTIVSNPDSKMNSMGVDALRFKVTVDGKSDESLVYGRAKAIGQEQHLIVNGVDVHIAYGAKEIPIPFKIKLLDFQLDRYPGSMSPASYASEVELIDTAEGVRMPFRIYMNHILDYQNFRFFQASYDQDEKGTVLSVNNDPGTLPTYIGYTLLALGMFWTLFTGSGRFSKLSNKAKKAAASKVVPALLALGLVVGVTPTEAAELDPSIKTILAFDKEHSKKFGQLIVQDTKGRMKPMDTLATEILAKVYSSSSLKVAGVKLIPTQVVLGMMIRPDIYRDVKLIKTKDEEINRALGAKLDAKYVSFSQFFMDAENMRGYKLAEIVEAASRKEPKHRNKLDKAALKVDEKLNVAYMVFTGSLLKIWPKTDDANNKWFATIEALQTFQAEEGMKVRNIAVAYFNAVDTALSSGNWSESDKAAEEIIAYQKDVGAAVYPSENKINAEVFYNKTNVFEALWPLYFIVGFILLILSFTKILYPKMGMSTVTKASLGLLILFFVAHTMGLALRWYISGHAPWSNGFESMTYIAWATVLAGFIFSRHSPITLASTSILAGLILFVAHLSWMNPQITNLVPVLNSYWLSIHVSMITASYGFLALGALLGFIVIILFIVKTKKNENQISLSIKELNAINEMSIIIGLVLLTVGNFLGGVWANESWGRYWGWDPKETWALVTILVYAVVIHLRFIKTLYSEFNFAVVSLLSFTTVLMTYFGVNYYLAGMHSYAKGDPVPIPDFVPVTYAIVFIVIALAFRNRKIV